The proteins below come from a single Mustela nigripes isolate SB6536 chromosome 14, MUSNIG.SB6536, whole genome shotgun sequence genomic window:
- the GNL2 gene encoding nucleolar GTP-binding protein 2: protein MVKPKYKGRSTINPSKASTNPDRVQGAGGQNMRDRATIRRLNMYRQKERRNSRGKVIKPLQYQSTVASGTVARVEPNIKWFGNTRVIKQSSLQKFQEEMGTVLKDPYKVVMKQSKLPMSLLHDRIQPHNSKVHILDTESFETTFGPKSQRKRPNLLASDMQSLLENATMSTESYDQGKDRDLVTEDTGVRSEAQEEIYKKGQSKRIWGELYKVIDSSDVVVQVLDARDPMGTRSPHIETYLKKEKPWKHLIFVLNKCDLVPTWATKRWVAILSQDYPTLAFHASLTNPFGKGAFIQLLRQFGKLHTDKKQISVGFIGYPNVGKSSVINTLRSKKVCNVAPIAGETKVWQYITLMRRIFLIDCPGVVYPSEDSETDIVLKGVVQVEKIKTPEDHINAVLERAKPEYISKTYKIDSWENAEDFLEKLAFRTGKLLKGGEPDLQTVGKMVLNDWQRGRIPFFVKPPNAEPPAASQLPSSSSLEVATETSQKDAEEEVTATVGEASEPVTEKENENSRCDTDSEMQQILARVRQNFGKINVVPQFSGDDLVPLEMSDIDEELESFSGEEDEEEEEQEQPEDEEEESGPEFQGEHVGNDTKAVIRALDEKIAKYQKFLNKAKAKKFSAVRISKGLSEKVFAKSEEQRAAEEVAEDTAPTKKGKKRKAQREEDRSNKTRRMLTSKERRRAARQQQSKKVGVRYYETHNVKNRNRNKKKINDSDGQKHKHKKFKHKQ from the exons ATGGTGAAGCCCAAGTACAAAGGACGGAGCACCATCAACCCCTCCAAGGCCAGCACAAACCCTG ATCGAGTGCAGGGAGCAGGAGGCCAAAACATGAGGGACCGGGCCACAATCCGGCGCCTGAATATGTACCGGCAAAAGGAGCGCAG GAACAGTCGTGGCAAAGTGATTAAGCCTCTGCAGTATCAGTCAACAGTGGCTTCCGGCACAGTGGCGAGAGTGGAACCAAATATTAAGTGGTTTG GAAACACACGTGTGATTAAACAGTCATCATTACAAAAATTTCAAGAGGAAATGGGCACAGTTCTGAAGGACCCATACAAAGTTGTCATGAAGCAAAGCAAGTTGCCCATGTCTCTTCTCCATGATCGGATCCAGCCTCAT AACTCAAAGGTGCACATTCTTGATACTGAAAGCTTTGAAACTACATTTGGCCCGAAGTCACAGAGGAAGCGACCAAACTTACTTGCTAGTGATATGCAGTCTCTTCTAGAAAATGCAACAATGTCCACTGAGAGCTATGATCAGGGCAAGGATCGTGACTTGGTCACTGAAGACACTGGTGTCAG aaGTGAAGCCCAAGAAGAGATCTATAAGAAGGGACAGTCCAAAAGAATATGGGGTGAGCTTTACAAG GTGATAGATTCTTCAGATGTTGTAGTTCAAGTTCTTGACGCTAGAGATCCGATGGGTACCCGTTCCCCTCACATTGAGACTTACTTGAAGAAGGAAAAACCCTGGAAACACCTAATTTTTGTTCTTAACAAATGTGACCTTGTTCCAACCTGGGCGACA AAACGTTGGGTGGCTATCCTCTCCCAGGATTACCCGACCCTTGCCTTCCACGCAAGTCTTACCAACCCCTTTGGCAAAGGAGCCTTTATTCAGCTTCTCCGGCAGTTTGGAAAG CTACACACTGACAAGAAGCAGATCAGTGTCGGGTTCATTGGCTATCCAAATGTTGGCAAGAGCTCTGTGATAAACACATTGCGCTCCAAGAAAGTTTGCAACGTGGCCCCCATTGCAGGTGAAACAAAG GTCTGGCAGTACATCACCTTGATGCGTCGGATATTCCTTATCGACTGTCCAGGTGTGGTTTACCCCTCCGAAGACTCGGAGACAGACATTGTGCTGAAAGGAGTG GttcaagttgaaaaaataaagactccCGAAGACCACATCAATGCTGTACTTGAACGAGCGAAGCCAGAATACATCAGCAAGACCTACAAGATTGATTCTTGGGAGAATGCTGAGGACTTTCTTGAGAAGCTGGCGTTCCGGACTGGGAAGTTACTGAAG GGTGGAGAGCCGGACTTGCAGACTGTGGGCAAGATGGTTCTCAATGACTGGCAGAGGGGCCGGATTCCTTTCTTTGTCAAGCCGCCTAATGCAGAGCCCCCTGCGGCCTCCCAG CTCCCGTCCTCCTCATCTTTGGAAGTTGCCACAGAAACCAGCCAGAAGGACGCTGAAGAGGAAGTCACCGCAACTGTAGGGGAAGCCTCAGAGCCTGTCACTGAGAAGGAAAACGAGAACAGTCGCTGTGACACAGACTCAGAAATGCAGCAGATTCTGGCACGGGTTCGGCAGAATTTCGGCAAAATCAATGTCGTGCCTCAGTTTTCCGGGGATGACCTGGTCCCTTTGGAGATGTCCGATATCGATGAAGAGCTTGAGAGCTTTTCTGgagaggaggacgaggaggaggaggaacaggagcAACCGGAAGACGAGGAAGAGGAGTCTGGCCCGGAGTTCCAGGGAGAACACGTGGGAAATGACACCAAGGCCGTTATTAGAGCGCTGGATGAAAAGATTGCTAAATATCAGAAGTTTTTAAACAAAGCCAAAGCTAAGAAGTTTTCCGCAGTCAG AATATCCAAGGGACTAAGTGAAAAGGTTTTTGCAAAATCTGAAGAACAAAGAGCAGCTGAAGAGGTTGCAGAAGACACAG CACCtaccaaaaagggaaagaaaaggaaggcacaGAGGGAAGAGGACCGTTCAAATAAGACTCGCAGAATGCTTACATCTAAGGAA CGGAGGCGAGCAGCACGGCAGCAGCAGTCCAAGAAAGTTGGTGTACGCTACTATGAAACACACAACGTGAAAAATAGGAACAGGAACAAAAAGAAGATCAATGACTCAGACggacagaaacacaaacacaaaaaattcaaacataagcagtaa